In the Fusarium falciforme chromosome 6, complete sequence genome, ATGAGAATATCATCCGTTGCTTCGTCCGTTGGCACATCGTCTCCATGGTATTGTGAGAGGAAGGGATAAGAGGTGAGGTATCCAGTCGCCAAGACGATACCATCGACGCCCTCAAGTTTCTCGCCGTTCTTCAGCAAGATGTAGCTCTTCACAGACGCCGAAGGATCAGACTCATCCTTCTCCAGGACAAACTTTTCAATGCCACCAACATGTTCAACAGACTCTGGGTACATGGCGGGAGGCAAATCGAAATCACCACCCCTTGTTGACTGAATCACGCGCTTGGCAGTCTCGCTCGTCTCCCGACAAACATCATAAGCCGAAGCACCGCCGCCGATGACGAGCACCGTTTTTCCGGCGTACTTTTCTGGGCGACGATATTGCTTGGTGTGGATGATGGCGTCTCCAAAGTGAGCCTTCCACTCAGCAAGGCCAGGGGTATCAGGGATACGAGGAAGGTTGTAGTGACCAGATGCCACGACCAAGGCGTCGAATTTCCAGTTTCGCTCGAGGAATCGGGGTTGACCGTCGCCCCTGAGGTGGGTTATCGTCCTTATCGCCCAGTGGGATCCATCCTCGCTCTTCTTGGCGTCCTCAACTCGAGTGTTGAAGATTGTCACGTCATCAACACCGTGTTCCTTGCTGAGTCCTTGAAGGTAGTCTTGGATGTTGACGTGGCTCGTGATGTCCTCGGTGCCTTTTGGCCAAGGTCCGAGGTTGCTGTAGAGTAGACTTGTAGGGACGTTGTTTCGCAGGCCAAAGTAAGCCGGACCCGGTGGAGAAAAGGAGACTTCACGAGTATCGGAGTCTTCACTTTCAAGAGGATGAGTACTGTCCCCATTCTTGGCTTTCGAGTCGGTAGTCTTTGGTAGGAACTGCCCAGGCAGTGAGGTCACATAGTCGCCGGCCGAGGGCTTCTCGCTGGGGTACTTTGTAGTCGTCGGTGCCCTGTCATCGTAGTGCCATACCCCAGACGTGACCCCGGATCGCTCAAAGACGGTTACATCGGCTCCGTTCTTGAGAAGATAGGCGGCTGTGCAGATGCCGCTCACTCCAGCGCCGACAACGGCAACCTTGGTGCCAGGACTAAACTTGGCAGGCTCATCAGGTGACGGCGAGCGTCCGTTTGTAAGATAAGGACTCATTGCAAATAACAAAGCTGAAATTGGCTCAAGCTATAGTTGTGAACAGTTGCAAGTGGACTCAATGCGGGCACACCACCCATATAAACAACCGACGCAGAAATACTAATTGTAAGCAGACAGGCCCCATTCTCTTACGATGTCGAAAATGACTCGCCTCTTTCCTCCGCGTTTGTTCCCGATGGGTCATTCGAGCCGTCTATTGTGTGCGCTCTCGAG is a window encoding:
- a CDS encoding DAO domain-containing protein encodes the protein MSPYLTNGRSPSPDEPAKFSPGTKVAVVGAGVSGICTAAYLLKNGADVTVFERSGVTSGVWHYDDRAPTTTKYPSEKPSAGDYVTSLPGQFLPKTTDSKAKNGDSTHPLESEDSDTREVSFSPPGPAYFGLRNNVPTSLLYSNLGPWPKGTEDITSHVNIQDYLQGLSKEHGVDDVTIFNTRVEDAKKSEDGSHWAIRTITHLRGDGQPRFLERNWKFDALVVASGHYNLPRIPDTPGLAEWKAHFGDAIIHTKQYRRPEKYAGKTVLVIGGGASAYDVCRETSETAKRVIQSTRGGDFDLPPAMYPESVEHVGGIEKFVLEKDESDPSASVKSYILLKNGEKLEGVDGIVLATGYLTSYPFLSQYHGDDVPTDEATDDILITSEGNMVHNLHKDIFYIEDPSLSFIGVPYYTATFSLFDFQAQALARVLTGKATLPSRASMRKEYENRVALKGRGRKFHSLADDGLEVDYVNDLLEWVNSSLVDDKTEPLLGHSKEWLDTYRTAREQRKLLRVAKGVEPEGLWARPSDLAQA